The Paracoccus seriniphilus genome includes a window with the following:
- a CDS encoding aldehyde dehydrogenase family protein, whose protein sequence is MKDWQDRASALYNGEFRPMFIGGKWCESGSGAVIEARNPANGALLATVPRGNARDIDAAVSAARAAFEGPWSKFTPFERQALLLDIAERFEAEWDRLCLSDTLDMGMPIQRTLANRRRVLGMLRFYAGQAVSIHGQTIPNSFPGEIYSSTVREPIGVVGAIIPWNAPIAGSIWKIAPAIATGCTVILKPSEEASLTVLMIARIMQEAGLPDGVLNIVTGLGAEAGAALAEHPGVDKIVFTGSTTTGQAIARAATGNLKRVSLELGGKSPVIVCRDADIEKAVPVAAMAVFANSGQICIAGSRLFVAREIHDEFLRRVADYASNLRIGHGIDTDTDIGPIISARQAERVETYLSVGASEGAKLLTGGSRATGPELSGGHYIQPTVFGGVTDEMRIAREEIFGPVISALPFDSLDEVVTRANATPYGLAAGVFTTHLGTAHKLAHRLRAGSVWVNMYHAIDPAVPFGGVKMSGYGREGGTEHMEEYLDTKAIWINTD, encoded by the coding sequence ATGAAAGACTGGCAAGACCGCGCGAGCGCGCTTTACAATGGCGAATTCCGCCCGATGTTCATCGGTGGGAAATGGTGTGAATCCGGCTCGGGCGCAGTGATCGAGGCACGCAATCCAGCCAACGGCGCCTTGCTGGCGACAGTGCCACGGGGCAATGCCCGCGATATCGACGCCGCCGTGTCTGCCGCGCGCGCCGCATTCGAAGGCCCCTGGTCGAAATTCACTCCCTTTGAACGCCAGGCCCTGCTGCTGGATATTGCCGAGCGGTTCGAAGCCGAATGGGACCGGCTGTGCCTGTCGGACACGCTGGACATGGGCATGCCGATCCAGCGCACCCTGGCCAATCGCCGCCGTGTGCTGGGCATGCTGCGGTTTTATGCGGGGCAGGCTGTCAGCATCCATGGCCAGACCATTCCCAATTCCTTTCCGGGCGAAATCTATTCCTCGACCGTGCGTGAGCCCATCGGCGTGGTCGGGGCGATCATCCCCTGGAATGCACCAATCGCCGGATCGATCTGGAAAATCGCGCCCGCCATCGCGACCGGCTGCACCGTCATTCTGAAACCCTCGGAAGAGGCCTCGCTGACAGTGCTGATGATCGCAAGGATCATGCAAGAAGCCGGGCTGCCCGATGGCGTCCTGAACATCGTGACCGGTCTGGGGGCCGAGGCCGGCGCGGCCCTGGCGGAACATCCCGGCGTGGACAAGATCGTGTTCACCGGCTCGACCACCACGGGTCAGGCCATCGCACGGGCGGCCACGGGAAATCTCAAACGCGTGTCGCTGGAACTGGGCGGGAAATCCCCGGTCATCGTCTGTCGCGATGCCGATATCGAAAAGGCGGTTCCGGTCGCGGCCATGGCCGTCTTTGCCAATTCCGGCCAGATCTGCATCGCCGGGTCACGGCTGTTCGTTGCGCGAGAGATCCATGACGAGTTCCTGCGCCGCGTGGCTGATTATGCCAGCAATCTCAGGATCGGTCACGGGATCGACACCGACACCGATATCGGCCCGATCATCTCGGCCCGTCAGGCCGAACGCGTCGAGACCTATCTTTCGGTCGGCGCATCCGAGGGCGCCAAGCTTCTGACCGGTGGCAGCCGCGCCACCGGCCCCGAGCTGAGCGGTGGCCATTACATCCAGCCGACCGTCTTCGGTGGCGTCACCGACGAGATGCGGATCGCCCGGGAAGAGATTTTCGGCCCGGTCATTTCTGCGCTTCCCTTTGACAGTCTTGACGAGGTGGTGACCCGCGCCAATGCCACGCCCTATGGTCTGGCCGCCGGGGTCTTCACGACCCATCTTGGCACCGCTCACAAGCTGGCGCATCGGCTCAGGGCGGGATCGGTCTGGGTCAACATGTATCACGCCATCGACCCTGCCGTGCCCTTCGGCGGTGTCAAGATGTCGGGCTATGGCCGCGAAGGCGGGACCGAGCACATGGAAGAATATCTCGACACCAAGGCGATCTGGATCAACACCGACTAG
- a CDS encoding dihydrolipoamide acetyltransferase family protein produces the protein MVEHSFKLPDIGEGIAEAELACWMVKPGDIIREDDVICEVTTDKASVEIPAAVGGRVVWLGAEPGETIAIGSELIRIESDANAPIPEIVENPPGPEPALVKEAAKTATIADKAPPAPAHRDGPHVPARGATGRPLAAPSVRGRARDMGVDLRQIRGSGPAGRILHEDLDAFLARGPESPPPGALQPRDATEEIRITGVRRKISERMSLSKSRIPHFSIIEEVDVEALEELRAKLNARFGETRGRLTVLPFLLRALSEAVLDHPEVNAHYDDEAGLVTRYQALHCGIATQTDSGLMVPVLRHAEQHSLWDVAAGIRRLSDAARTRRSLPEELSGSTLTVTSLGPLGAIATTPIINHPEVAIVGVNKIAIRPMWNGTAFVPRRMMNLSCSFDHRVVDGWVAAEFVQKLKSLLETPAMMFMELGND, from the coding sequence ATGGTCGAGCATTCCTTCAAGCTTCCCGATATTGGCGAAGGCATCGCCGAGGCCGAACTGGCCTGCTGGATGGTCAAGCCGGGCGACATCATCCGCGAGGATGACGTCATCTGCGAGGTCACCACCGACAAGGCCTCGGTCGAAATTCCCGCAGCGGTCGGCGGCAGGGTCGTATGGCTGGGTGCGGAGCCGGGTGAGACGATCGCCATCGGCAGCGAATTGATCCGCATCGAGTCAGATGCAAATGCCCCCATCCCCGAGATCGTCGAAAATCCACCCGGGCCCGAACCCGCGCTGGTGAAGGAAGCTGCCAAAACAGCCACGATTGCGGACAAAGCCCCCCCGGCGCCGGCCCATCGCGACGGGCCGCATGTTCCGGCAAGAGGGGCGACAGGCCGGCCCTTGGCGGCGCCGTCGGTTCGCGGACGCGCGCGCGACATGGGTGTCGATCTGCGCCAGATCCGCGGCTCTGGCCCCGCTGGACGCATCCTGCATGAGGATCTTGACGCCTTTCTTGCCCGTGGCCCCGAAAGCCCCCCTCCCGGTGCCTTGCAGCCCCGCGACGCGACCGAGGAAATCCGCATTACCGGCGTTCGCCGCAAGATTTCCGAGCGCATGTCCTTGTCGAAATCGCGCATTCCGCATTTCTCGATCATCGAGGAGGTGGATGTCGAGGCATTGGAAGAACTTCGCGCCAAGCTCAATGCCCGTTTCGGGGAAACGCGCGGGCGGCTGACCGTGTTGCCCTTCCTGCTGCGCGCGCTGTCCGAAGCGGTGCTGGATCATCCCGAAGTCAATGCCCATTACGATGACGAGGCCGGGTTGGTCACCCGCTATCAGGCTCTGCATTGCGGTATCGCAACACAAACGGACAGCGGGTTGATGGTTCCGGTCCTGCGCCATGCCGAGCAACATAGCCTTTGGGACGTGGCTGCGGGCATCCGGCGCCTGTCCGACGCGGCCCGCACCCGTCGCTCTCTGCCCGAGGAACTGTCCGGCTCGACCCTGACCGTGACTTCGCTGGGTCCGCTTGGCGCGATTGCCACGACCCCGATCATCAACCACCCCGAGGTCGCCATTGTCGGTGTCAACAAGATCGCCATCCGCCCCATGTGGAACGGCACCGCCTTCGTGCCGCGCCGGATGATGAACCTGTCCTGCAGCTTTGACCATCGCGTCGTCGATGGCTGGGTCGCGGCGGAATTCGTCCAGAAACTGAAAAGCCTGCTGGAAACTCCGGCAATGATGTTCATGGAGTTGGGCAATGACTGA
- a CDS encoding 3-methyl-2-oxobutanoate dehydrogenase (2-methylpropanoyl-transferring) subunit alpha produces the protein MSEERAPRLHVPEPELRPGDDPDFSHVEIPRAGAVRRPDPGENPEEMRDLAFSIIRVLNRNGEAVGPWAGSLSDQEMLEGLRHMMTLRAYDARMMTAQRQGKTSFYMQHLGEEAISCSFQKALRKGDMNFPTYRQAGLLIASGYPLVKMMCQVYSNEGDPVRGRQLPVFYSSREHGFFSISGNLATQFVQAVGWAMAAAIKGEHKLSAAWIGDGSTAESDFHGALVFASTYKPPVILNIVNNQWAISTFQGIARGGAGTFAARGHGFGLPALRVDGNDYLAVHAAAQWAVERARRDLGPTLIEYVTYRAAGHSTSDDPAAYRPKEEGNAWPLGDPILRLKTHLIGKGLWSEERHVQAEAEVMDMVIAAQKEAEAIGTLHSGKRPSPRDMFEDVYAEMPPHLVRQRHEVGY, from the coding sequence ATGTCTGAGGAACGTGCCCCGCGTCTTCACGTGCCCGAACCCGAGCTGCGGCCCGGCGATGATCCCGATTTTTCTCATGTGGAGATCCCCCGCGCCGGTGCCGTGCGCCGTCCGGATCCCGGTGAAAACCCCGAGGAAATGCGCGATCTGGCCTTTTCGATCATCCGCGTGCTGAACCGGAATGGCGAGGCTGTCGGCCCCTGGGCGGGCAGCCTGAGCGACCAGGAAATGCTGGAGGGGCTGCGCCACATGATGACCCTGCGCGCCTATGATGCGCGGATGATGACGGCACAGCGTCAGGGCAAGACCTCATTCTACATGCAGCATCTGGGTGAAGAGGCGATTTCCTGTTCCTTCCAGAAAGCCCTGCGCAAGGGCGACATGAATTTCCCCACATATCGTCAGGCCGGATTGCTGATCGCCTCGGGCTATCCGCTGGTCAAGATGATGTGCCAGGTCTATTCGAATGAAGGCGACCCGGTGCGCGGCCGCCAGTTGCCGGTGTTCTACAGTTCCAGGGAACATGGCTTCTTTTCGATCTCGGGCAATCTGGCGACGCAATTCGTGCAGGCCGTCGGCTGGGCCATGGCCGCCGCCATCAAGGGCGAGCACAAGCTGTCGGCGGCGTGGATCGGTGACGGCTCGACTGCCGAAAGCGATTTCCACGGCGCATTGGTCTTTGCCTCGACCTACAAGCCGCCGGTGATCCTGAATATCGTCAACAACCAATGGGCGATTTCGACCTTTCAGGGCATCGCCCGTGGCGGGGCGGGCACCTTTGCCGCGAGGGGGCATGGTTTCGGCCTGCCGGCGCTGCGTGTTGACGGGAACGACTATCTGGCTGTGCATGCCGCCGCGCAATGGGCGGTCGAGCGGGCCCGCCGCGATCTGGGGCCGACCCTGATCGAATATGTCACCTATCGCGCCGCAGGGCATTCCACCTCGGACGATCCTGCCGCCTACCGCCCCAAGGAAGAGGGCAACGCATGGCCGCTGGGTGATCCGATCCTGAGGCTGAAAACGCATCTGATCGGCAAGGGGCTGTGGAGCGAAGAGCGTCATGTTCAGGCCGAGGCCGAGGTCATGGACATGGTGATCGCCGCCCAGAAAGAGGCCGAAGCCATCGGCACGCTGCATTCCGGCAAGCGCCCCAGTCCGCGCGACATGTTCGAGGATGTCTATGCCGAGATGCCGCCGCATCTGGTGCGTCAACGTCACGAAGTGGGATACTGA
- a CDS encoding LysR family transcriptional regulator → MSASNINLKLLQTFQLAAEHGSFRRAAEESNRSPSAVSMQIRDLEEQIGVSLFVRTPQSANLTPSGAILYEQVRMAMAGVQAGLDRLSDVAAQRRSHVSIGCAPTLAATRLGNILATFKLRYPRSVINLKETPPMDALTFLREQQVELYVGPEVPNMSDFHFEPILKDRFAVCIPAEFDEGAASFSLADIASFPLIVLDRQTAARGLLDRISGDLDLNIQYEVQYAYTAITLAAAGLGVAVVPFIAVPMLPTSAFRVLPLTDEGAERAVGIITARGHVPHNYSQQLMDLIRTELGRSGAVAP, encoded by the coding sequence ATGAGTGCAAGCAATATCAATCTGAAACTTCTGCAGACCTTTCAGCTGGCGGCAGAACATGGCAGCTTTCGCCGCGCGGCCGAAGAGAGCAACCGCTCGCCCTCGGCCGTGTCGATGCAGATCAGGGATCTGGAGGAACAGATTGGTGTCAGCCTTTTCGTGCGCACGCCGCAATCGGCCAATCTGACCCCCTCGGGCGCGATCCTTTACGAGCAGGTGCGCATGGCGATGGCGGGCGTGCAGGCCGGGCTTGACCGGCTGTCGGATGTCGCGGCACAGCGGCGCAGCCATGTCAGCATCGGCTGCGCCCCGACCCTGGCCGCGACCCGCCTGGGCAATATCCTTGCCACCTTCAAGCTGCGCTATCCGCGCTCGGTCATCAATCTCAAGGAAACGCCGCCGATGGATGCGCTGACCTTCCTGCGCGAACAGCAGGTCGAGCTTTATGTCGGACCCGAAGTTCCCAACATGTCGGATTTCCATTTCGAACCGATCCTGAAAGACCGTTTCGCGGTATGCATTCCGGCGGAATTCGATGAAGGGGCCGCGTCGTTTTCCCTGGCCGATATCGCCTCTTTCCCGCTGATCGTGCTGGACCGGCAGACGGCGGCGCGGGGGCTGCTGGACCGGATCAGCGGCGATCTGGATCTGAATATCCAGTATGAGGTGCAATATGCCTATACGGCGATCACCCTGGCGGCGGCCGGGCTGGGGGTTGCTGTGGTCCCCTTTATCGCGGTGCCGATGCTGCCGACCAGCGCATTCCGGGTCCTGCCATTGACGGATGAGGGCGCCGAGCGCGCGGTGGGGATCATCACCGCGCGTGGCCATGTGCCTCACAATTACTCGCAACAGCTGATGGATCTGATCCGCACCGAGCTGGGCCGTAGCGGAGCTGTTGCCCCGTAA
- the cyoA gene encoding ubiquinol oxidase subunit II has product MKHSKLLLALAGAFVLSGCQYDILSPQGWVGGQERNLLIISTLLMLIIIIPVLVMILYFPLKYRADRQDLTDYDPSFQHSNKIEVVIWGVPVLIIAALGYYTYVYTHRLDPYRPLDHLDAGAPIEVQAVSLDWKWLFIYPELGIASVNELAIPVGHPVNFHLTSATVMNTLSIPALGGMVYSMAGMETQLHLIADSTGTFPGRAAHYSGPGFSRMTFDTLAMSEQDFGKWVEGVRAEGQSLDRISYLDLEKPSIADPVSHYASVEDGLFNRIVEMCVEEGKVCMGHMMMQDKMGGGGIAGIPDAAAYSHDRERAIDGLGNPIALPAPEPRAIHAAAPGAADQPLSTSARRSTQMEAVTHVH; this is encoded by the coding sequence TTGAAACATTCCAAACTCCTGCTGGCATTGGCGGGCGCATTTGTGCTTTCCGGCTGTCAGTATGACATCCTCTCGCCGCAGGGCTGGGTGGGTGGTCAGGAGCGCAATCTCCTGATCATTTCCACCCTTCTCATGCTGATCATCATCATCCCCGTTCTGGTCATGATCCTGTATTTCCCGTTGAAATACCGCGCCGACCGTCAGGACCTGACGGATTATGACCCGTCCTTTCAACATTCCAACAAGATCGAAGTCGTGATCTGGGGCGTTCCGGTCCTGATCATCGCCGCGCTTGGCTATTACACCTATGTGTATACCCATCGCCTTGATCCCTATCGCCCGCTTGATCACCTTGATGCAGGTGCGCCCATCGAGGTCCAGGCCGTCTCGCTCGACTGGAAATGGCTGTTCATCTATCCCGAACTGGGGATTGCCTCGGTCAACGAACTGGCGATTCCCGTCGGTCACCCGGTGAATTTCCATCTTACTTCGGCGACGGTGATGAACACCCTGTCGATCCCGGCCCTTGGCGGCATGGTCTATTCGATGGCCGGGATGGAAACCCAGCTTCACCTGATCGCGGATTCCACCGGCACATTCCCGGGCCGCGCCGCGCATTATTCCGGTCCGGGCTTTTCGCGCATGACCTTTGATACGCTGGCCATGTCCGAACAGGACTTCGGCAAATGGGTCGAAGGGGTCAGGGCCGAAGGCCAGAGCCTTGACCGCATCAGCTATCTGGATCTGGAAAAGCCCAGCATCGCCGACCCGGTCAGCCATTACGCCTCGGTCGAGGACGGGTTGTTCAATCGCATCGTCGAGATGTGTGTCGAAGAGGGCAAGGTCTGCATGGGCCACATGATGATGCAGGACAAGATGGGCGGCGGCGGCATCGCCGGCATCCCTGACGCGGCAGCCTACAGCCACGACCGCGAACGCGCCATTGACGGGTTGGGCAATCCGATCGCGCTGCCCGCCCCCGAACCGAGGGCGATTCACGCCGCCGCCCCCGGCGCGGCTGACCAGCCCCTCAGCACTTCCGCACGCAGATCCACGCAGATGGAGGCCGTCACCCATGTCCACTGA
- a CDS encoding NAD(P)-dependent oxidoreductase, which yields MNVGLIGVGLMGHGIARNVLGRGGFALSFLDHPGNQPVDEILSLGGKARATPAEVAAASEVVILCVTGSPQVEAIVTGTDGVIAGLQPGTVVVDCSTALPESTIRMGAAVTAVGGAFLDAPMTRTAQHAHEGTLNLLVGGDPAVLDRVRPVLDAFTETVEHVGPLGTGHRLKLLHNYISVGFMTLLAEAAAQAADAGVDANRFVEILAKGGGASVALDRMAPFITDGNSEALPFFISNALKDIDYYRMMSEQAGARKTIADGVHDAITSAVQSGYGQAYLPELSHIFRQRPGG from the coding sequence ATGAACGTAGGATTGATCGGCGTCGGGCTGATGGGCCATGGCATTGCGCGCAACGTCTTGGGACGGGGAGGATTCGCGCTGTCCTTCCTTGACCATCCGGGGAACCAGCCGGTGGACGAGATCCTGTCTCTTGGCGGGAAGGCCCGCGCGACCCCGGCCGAGGTCGCCGCGGCCTCGGAGGTTGTCATCCTCTGCGTGACCGGATCGCCCCAGGTCGAGGCGATCGTGACCGGCACCGATGGGGTCATTGCCGGGCTGCAGCCGGGAACGGTCGTGGTGGACTGTTCGACCGCCCTGCCGGAATCGACCATCCGCATGGGCGCCGCCGTGACGGCCGTCGGGGGCGCGTTCCTGGATGCACCGATGACACGAACGGCCCAACACGCCCATGAGGGCACGCTGAACCTGTTGGTCGGAGGCGACCCCGCAGTTCTGGACAGGGTGCGCCCGGTTCTGGACGCATTCACCGAAACTGTCGAACATGTCGGCCCGCTTGGCACCGGCCACCGGCTGAAACTGCTGCACAATTATATCTCGGTCGGCTTCATGACCCTGCTGGCCGAGGCCGCCGCCCAGGCCGCTGATGCCGGCGTCGATGCCAATCGCTTTGTCGAGATTCTCGCCAAGGGTGGCGGGGCCAGCGTTGCGCTTGACCGCATGGCCCCCTTCATCACCGATGGCAACAGCGAAGCACTGCCCTTCTTCATCAGCAACGCCCTGAAGGACATCGACTATTATCGCATGATGTCCGAACAGGCCGGGGCGCGAAAGACCATTGCCGATGGCGTGCATGACGCGATCACCTCGGCGGTTCAGAGCGGATACGGACAGGCCTATCTGCCCGAACTGTCGCATATCTTTCGCCAAAGGCCCGGGGGCTGA
- a CDS encoding Lrp/AsnC family transcriptional regulator, with amino-acid sequence MSQPRLDQIDRRILHELGKDGRISNAQLAQRIGLSPSPCWQRVRRLEQQGVITNYCAILDQVKLGAAEIVMIEIVLERHDDETLETFGNRMQKMPEVLEVHLTTGEYDYLIKVAVDGTRGYEEFLRRKLYHVPGIRHSRSSFVLRTLKDVQAYLPED; translated from the coding sequence GTGTCGCAACCCAGGCTTGACCAGATCGATCGCCGGATTCTGCACGAACTTGGAAAGGATGGCCGGATATCCAACGCCCAGCTTGCGCAACGCATCGGCCTGTCGCCCAGCCCGTGCTGGCAAAGGGTGCGGCGGCTTGAACAACAGGGCGTGATCACGAATTACTGCGCCATTCTGGACCAGGTCAAACTGGGTGCGGCGGAAATCGTGATGATCGAGATCGTTCTCGAACGCCATGATGACGAAACACTGGAGACCTTTGGCAATCGGATGCAGAAGATGCCCGAAGTTCTTGAGGTGCATCTGACCACGGGTGAATATGATTATCTGATCAAGGTGGCCGTGGACGGCACCCGCGGATACGAGGAATTCCTGCGCCGGAAACTGTACCACGTGCCGGGCATCCGGCATTCCCGGTCAAGTTTCGTGCTGCGGACTCTGAAGGATGTGCAGGCCTATCTTCCGGAAGACTGA
- a CDS encoding alpha-ketoacid dehydrogenase subunit beta: MARMTMIEAIRDAHAVAMERDPDVVVMGEDVGYFGGVFRCTAGLQKTFGVERCFDTPISELGIVGTAVGMAAYGLKPCVEIQFADYMYPAYDQIVSEAARLRYRSAGEFTCPMVVRMPTGGGIFGAQTHSQSPEALFTHVAGLKTVVPSNPQDAKGLLLAAIADPDPVIFLEPKRLYNGPFDGHFDRPSKSWSKHELGEVNPGYYEVPLGKAKVLREGAAVTLITYGTMVHVALAAVEESGVDVEVIDLRTLLPLDLETLVASVNKTGRCIILHEATMTSGYGAEITSLIQAECFYALEAPLLRVAGWDTPYPHAQEWDYFPGPARVKRAIATVMEA; this comes from the coding sequence ATGGCCCGGATGACAATGATCGAAGCGATCCGCGATGCCCATGCGGTCGCCATGGAAAGAGACCCGGATGTCGTGGTCATGGGCGAGGATGTCGGCTATTTCGGCGGGGTGTTCCGCTGCACCGCCGGATTGCAAAAGACCTTTGGCGTGGAACGCTGCTTTGACACCCCGATCAGCGAATTGGGCATTGTCGGCACCGCCGTGGGCATGGCCGCCTATGGGTTGAAGCCCTGTGTGGAAATCCAGTTTGCCGATTATATGTATCCCGCCTATGATCAGATCGTGTCCGAGGCGGCGCGGCTGCGCTATCGCTCGGCGGGAGAGTTTACCTGCCCGATGGTGGTGCGCATGCCGACTGGCGGGGGGATTTTCGGCGCCCAGACCCACAGCCAGAGCCCCGAGGCCCTGTTCACCCATGTGGCCGGTCTGAAAACCGTCGTGCCCTCGAACCCGCAGGATGCCAAGGGGCTGTTGCTGGCCGCGATCGCCGACCCGGACCCGGTGATCTTTCTTGAGCCGAAACGTCTGTATAACGGGCCGTTCGATGGCCATTTCGACCGACCATCGAAATCCTGGAGCAAGCATGAACTGGGCGAGGTCAATCCCGGCTATTACGAAGTGCCTCTTGGCAAGGCCAAGGTGTTGCGCGAAGGCGCGGCGGTCACTCTGATCACCTATGGCACCATGGTTCATGTTGCCCTGGCCGCGGTCGAGGAAAGCGGCGTCGATGTCGAAGTGATCGACCTGCGCACGCTGCTGCCGCTGGATCTGGAGACACTGGTGGCCTCGGTCAACAAGACCGGGCGCTGCATCATCCTGCATGAGGCGACGATGACCTCGGGTTACGGTGCCGAGATCACTTCGCTCATCCAGGCCGAGTGTTTCTATGCGCTCGAGGCGCCGCTGCTGCGTGTCGCAGGTTGGGATACGCCCTATCCGCATGCGCAGGAATGGGACTATTTCCCCGGTCCGGCCCGCGTCAAGCGTGCCATCGCAACCGTCATGGAGGCCTGA
- a CDS encoding isocitrate/isopropylmalate dehydrogenase family protein, which yields MKDGYEIAVVHGDGIGPEVCGAAIEVLNAALDPGVLRFAEYPAGAGHFLATGESLPEATVQACGAADAILHGAAGLPGAVHPDGTEAGVDFSLKLRFGLDLYANIRPIRLYEGVESALAGIAPGGIDYVILRENSEGLYAARGAGSLLRGDVAVDTLVQTREGIERIVRKAFELARLSDGAPEDGVRRVTCCDKANVLRSYAFFRAVFDRIATEFPDIEAEHAIVDAMSMYLVQRPGHYNVIVTENMFGDILSDLAAATIGGLGMAPSAEVGESNGLFQPSHGSAPDIAGQGIANPYGMVLSAASMLDWLGHRHDDARLLDAAARIRRATEEALASGCLTTDLKGSATTRAVTDILCRALAA from the coding sequence ATGAAAGACGGTTACGAGATTGCGGTTGTGCATGGTGATGGCATTGGCCCGGAAGTCTGTGGTGCGGCCATCGAGGTTCTGAACGCCGCGCTTGATCCCGGGGTTCTTCGCTTTGCCGAATATCCGGCGGGGGCCGGGCATTTCCTGGCCACCGGAGAGAGCCTGCCCGAGGCAACGGTGCAGGCCTGTGGCGCGGCGGATGCGATCCTGCATGGCGCGGCCGGGCTGCCCGGTGCGGTGCATCCTGACGGGACCGAGGCAGGGGTGGATTTTTCGCTGAAGCTGCGCTTTGGGCTGGATCTCTATGCCAATATCCGCCCCATCCGCCTTTATGAGGGTGTCGAGAGCGCGCTGGCCGGAATTGCCCCCGGCGGCATAGACTATGTCATTCTGCGCGAGAACAGCGAAGGTCTTTACGCCGCGCGGGGTGCCGGATCGTTGCTGCGGGGCGATGTGGCCGTCGATACGCTTGTGCAGACCCGCGAAGGGATCGAGCGTATCGTGCGCAAGGCGTTCGAACTGGCCCGGCTGTCGGATGGGGCCCCCGAAGATGGCGTGCGCCGCGTGACCTGTTGTGACAAGGCCAATGTCCTGCGCAGCTATGCCTTTTTCCGCGCGGTCTTTGACCGGATCGCCACGGAATTCCCCGATATCGAGGCCGAACATGCGATCGTCGATGCGATGAGCATGTATCTTGTCCAGCGCCCTGGCCATTACAATGTCATCGTGACCGAGAACATGTTTGGCGATATCCTGTCGGACCTGGCGGCGGCCACCATCGGCGGCCTTGGCATGGCGCCTTCGGCCGAAGTGGGCGAGAGCAACGGGCTGTTCCAGCCCTCGCATGGCTCGGCCCCCGATATCGCCGGGCAGGGGATCGCCAACCCCTATGGCATGGTGCTGTCCGCGGCCTCGATGCTGGACTGGTTGGGGCACAGGCATGACGATGCCCGCCTGCTGGATGCGGCTGCGCGTATACGCCGCGCGACCGAGGAAGCATTGGCCTCGGGCTGTCTAACGACCGATCTGAAGGGCAGCGCGACGACGCGCGCGGTGACGGATATCCTGTGTCGGGCGCTGGCTGCCTAG